A region of Vigna radiata var. radiata cultivar VC1973A chromosome 10, Vradiata_ver6, whole genome shotgun sequence DNA encodes the following proteins:
- the LOC106775837 gene encoding zinc finger CCCH domain-containing protein 34 isoform X4, producing MEQYGRSSEGSRSDPSPEWAGPGAQTGLEEPMWQLGLGAAEESYPQRPDEADCTYYLRTGFCGFGSRCRYNHPRDRGMVVGAERAAGEYPERVGQPVCQYYMRTRTCKFGSSCKYHHPRLAGGAVTPVSLNYYGYPLRPGEKECSYYVKTGQCKFGATCKFHHPVPAGVQIPAPSPVAPVSPLPVPVPSPIYSTMQPPPGPSSQQIGVLVARPPLLPGSLVQSPYGPVVLSPAMVPISGWGPYQASGTGAVLPSGTPNVGSAQLYGMTQLPSSAAAYPGPYQLPGSLVGPSSSNQKEQAFPERSNQQDYQYYPKTGEVKGGPSYRHHPPPEMTAPKANVTLSPGGLPLRPFSEISIPHRGEDGARVGKFVNGCIGTKTEVCGRIKLGINQPLSPYIFSSSQHHQGVK from the exons ATGGAGCAGTACGGCCGGTCCAGTGAAGGTTCGCGGTCTGATCCGTCCCCGGAATGGGCCGGGCCCGGAGCCCAAACCGGTCTTGAAg AGCCTATGTGGCAATTGGGGCTGGGTGCTGCGGAGGAATCGTATCCGCAACGCCCCGATGAGGCTGATTGCACTTACTACTTGAGGACCGGTTTCTGTGGCTTCGGTTCGCGGTGTCGGTACAATCACCCTCGTGACCGTGGCATG GTTGTTGGAGCTGAGAGGGCTGCGGGGGAGTATCCGGAACGAGTTGGCCAGCCTGTGTGCCAG TATTACATGAGGACAAGAACGTGCAAGTTTGGTTCGTCTTGCAAGTACCACCACCCGAGGCTAGCAGGAGGTGCTGTTACCCCTGTGTCGCTAAACTATTATGGATATCCATTGCGTCCg GGTGAAAAGGAGTGCTCGTATTATGTGAAAACGGGACAATGCAAGTTTGGTGCGACTTGTAAATTCCATCATCCGGTTCCTGCTGGTGTCCAAATTCCAGCACCATCACCAGTTGCTCCAGTTTCACCTTTGCCTGTACCAGTGCCTTCACCGATATATTCAACCATGCAGCCGCCACCTGGTCCTTCATCACAGCAAATTGGTGTGCTGGTTGCAAGGCCTCCTCTGCTGCCTGGCTCATTAGTCCAGAGTCCCTATGGACCTGTGGTACTGTCACCTGCCATGGTACCTATTTCTGGCTGGGGTCCTTATCAA GCTTCTGGAACAGGTGCTGTACTTCCTTCCGGTACTCCTAATGTTGGTTCAGCACAGCTTTACGGGATGACACAACTGCCTTCATCAGCAGCTGCCTATCCTGGACCTTATCAACTTCCCGGTTCCTTAGTTGGTCCTTCAAGCAGTAATCAGAAGGAGCAGGCATTTCCAGAAAGGTCTAATCAACAAGATTATCAGTATTATCCGAAAACAGGGGAGGTTAAAGGTGGTCCGTCCTATAGGCATCACCCTCCACCAGAAATGACTGCACCAAAAGCAAATGTGACTCTTAGTCCTGGTGGTCTTCCTTTGCGCCCG TTTTCAGAGATCTCCATTCCTCACAGGGGAGAGGATGGGGCGAGAGTGGGCAAGTTTGTTAATGGCTGTATAG GGACTAAAACTGAAGTCTGTGGAAGAATCAAATTAGGGATAAATCAGCCATTGTCTCCTTACAT
- the LOC106775837 gene encoding zinc finger CCCH domain-containing protein 34 isoform X3, with the protein MEQYGRSSEGSRSDPSPEWAGPGAQTGLEEPMWQLGLGAAEESYPQRPDEADCTYYLRTGFCGFGSRCRYNHPRDRGMVVGAERAAGEYPERVGQPVCQYYMRTRTCKFGSSCKYHHPRLAGGAVTPVSLNYYGYPLRPGEKECSYYVKTGQCKFGATCKFHHPVPAGVQIPAPSPVAPVSPLPVPVPSPIYSTMQPPPGPSSQQIGVLVARPPLLPGSLVQSPYGPVVLSPAMVPISGWGPYQASGTGAVLPSGTPNVGSAQLYGMTQLPSSAAAYPGPYQLPGSLVGPSSSNQKEQAFPERSNQQDYQYYPKTGEVKGGPSYRHHPPPEMTAPKANVTLSPGGLPLRPFSEISIPHRGEDGARVGKFVNGCIGTKTEVCGRIKLGINQPLSPYIFSSSQHHQCYQLWIAES; encoded by the exons ATGGAGCAGTACGGCCGGTCCAGTGAAGGTTCGCGGTCTGATCCGTCCCCGGAATGGGCCGGGCCCGGAGCCCAAACCGGTCTTGAAg AGCCTATGTGGCAATTGGGGCTGGGTGCTGCGGAGGAATCGTATCCGCAACGCCCCGATGAGGCTGATTGCACTTACTACTTGAGGACCGGTTTCTGTGGCTTCGGTTCGCGGTGTCGGTACAATCACCCTCGTGACCGTGGCATG GTTGTTGGAGCTGAGAGGGCTGCGGGGGAGTATCCGGAACGAGTTGGCCAGCCTGTGTGCCAG TATTACATGAGGACAAGAACGTGCAAGTTTGGTTCGTCTTGCAAGTACCACCACCCGAGGCTAGCAGGAGGTGCTGTTACCCCTGTGTCGCTAAACTATTATGGATATCCATTGCGTCCg GGTGAAAAGGAGTGCTCGTATTATGTGAAAACGGGACAATGCAAGTTTGGTGCGACTTGTAAATTCCATCATCCGGTTCCTGCTGGTGTCCAAATTCCAGCACCATCACCAGTTGCTCCAGTTTCACCTTTGCCTGTACCAGTGCCTTCACCGATATATTCAACCATGCAGCCGCCACCTGGTCCTTCATCACAGCAAATTGGTGTGCTGGTTGCAAGGCCTCCTCTGCTGCCTGGCTCATTAGTCCAGAGTCCCTATGGACCTGTGGTACTGTCACCTGCCATGGTACCTATTTCTGGCTGGGGTCCTTATCAA GCTTCTGGAACAGGTGCTGTACTTCCTTCCGGTACTCCTAATGTTGGTTCAGCACAGCTTTACGGGATGACACAACTGCCTTCATCAGCAGCTGCCTATCCTGGACCTTATCAACTTCCCGGTTCCTTAGTTGGTCCTTCAAGCAGTAATCAGAAGGAGCAGGCATTTCCAGAAAGGTCTAATCAACAAGATTATCAGTATTATCCGAAAACAGGGGAGGTTAAAGGTGGTCCGTCCTATAGGCATCACCCTCCACCAGAAATGACTGCACCAAAAGCAAATGTGACTCTTAGTCCTGGTGGTCTTCCTTTGCGCCCG TTTTCAGAGATCTCCATTCCTCACAGGGGAGAGGATGGGGCGAGAGTGGGCAAGTTTGTTAATGGCTGTATAG GGACTAAAACTGAAGTCTGTGGAAGAATCAAATTAGGGATAAATCAGCCATTGTCTCCTTACAT